The genomic interval GTCCCAATCTGAGGTAGAAAGCCGCTTTTGAAGAACCTTCATGTCTATAACTGGCATTCGGGCAAGAGCTTCCTTTGCTGCATTAATAACACCGTCGCTTACAGATCCACCTGCGTTATCGTTGGTCATGCCAAATATATCGTCCGTTACAGGAGCAGGAGCAGACGCTGTCACGCCTCTGCTGGCATTAACCAGAGCACTATACTCACAGGATCTCAATTGCAACTCCAACGAGTGTGACATGTTTTGGTTCTTCAGCAATTGCCGCAGTCGGTCCAGTGCTGCCTGATCACCACTGTTGGCTAGTCTCTGGCTCAGTTTTACATACGCAGTCAACGCTCGTTGCTTTACCATTTCTGGACAGGCGTGACGCTTTGCTACGTGCTCAATCGTGTCAATGACCGAAGACGAGTCGAGTGCATGGAAAGTGATTAGCCCaccgttggaagaaaaattAGCTACATCGGAAGCCTGATGTGTATAGGTGTATGGCTTCAAAAGCAGGTCGCCGTACTCACCAATACACCAGATACCAACGGCTAACAGTCCGTGTTGCGACCCGTCGTCGTCTCTGATTGCTTTGATCAATTTGTGTGTAGCAAAAGAATGGATGTCTTCACCTCCTCGAGAAATGTAGACAACTGCTGAAGACTGGACATCTCTCGCCGCTTCTCGTCCTGCAATGGTCAAGGTAGTGATGAGCGTATCCACTCTCCACCTGTCGTCAGGGCTGTATCGATCGACGACACGAAGGATGCGGCTACAGATATCGCCTCGATGTTCACGTGGACAAAGAACAAGGTAGTTCAGAAGTTCAGCTGTTAACGATTccacgttgtcgtcgttgacgagaTGGTAAATGAGCTCTAGCGCGCGCTGGCGAATACTGACATCAGGATCCTTTAGACATTCCACGACGGTAGTACGATGACGCTGCAAAGCGGACATGGCACTGTTGGTCTCTTCACCGTCACCCGTTTCAATCATGTCTCCGGAGCGTTTCTGCTCGATAATGCATCGTGCCAAGGTATTGAGTGCAACGTAACGAATATTGTTGTCACGGTTAAGGAGGAAGCGTCCAAGAATGTTGACCGCCAAAATACGGAGACCGTCTTCGCTTTCGATCCCCATAATTGTCTGTACGCACTCGTAGAGAATGGCATTGCCCGCATTCTTAGATGTTTCGGTATTGGTCGCGACCTGTGCCAGCACATCATTCATTTCTTCTGAAGCCTCTTCATTATTGGCACCCAACAAGCGAAGCAAAGTCAAAAGCTGAACTTGCAAGAATGGATCCGATATACCACCTATATCGTGTTCGGGAGAGTAGCCTGTGCTCAACAAGTTGCGTAACATTTTGACAAGCGTTGGGACCAATCGCAAAAAAGCTTGACGGCAAGGCGTTGCAAAAGGATCTtcaccttcttcttcggcatTCCGAAAATCGATCATGAGAATCTGTGTCATGAGCTGCGCCACGGTAATCAAAACTCCGTGAGATTTGTCTTTGAGCAAGGTAATGACGCGATCGATAAAGTCTTCCACCATGTCAGGGCACTTGGAGAGGCAACGCGACATGGCCAAACAGGCCTTCTTGCGAATGTATGGCATGGGAGACTTGAGATGCTTGTCTACTTCGGGAGCCAAATCTCGAGACATGTCAGCCGTGGCCAAATTTCCAATGGCACAGAGTGCCAAACCCGCAACGAACTTATTGGACGACGTAAGATCGTTCTTCAAGGCATTCGTAGACAACATCAGAACGTCAGCATCCTCGGAGAGGAGCAGCATCATTCCGAGATAACCGATGCGCTTCTCCGGAAAATGAGGGGAGGCCGTGAGCTTCATACATTCCAGCTGACCGAAATGCGTTGGATAGCCTGATTCGAACAAATAAGCAATGCAAAGTCAGGCCGTCAGTAATCAGAAAACTCACAGAACGCATGGTGTGCTTCTACGTGCCAGCGTACTATCCGCTCATGAAAGCGTCACATACCTAACATGTGCATAAAAAGCAGCTTCGCCACGTTCCGGTGGCGGTAGTGCGCTTGCTCCTCACGGATAGCTGTCCGAATCATTGCCGACTCTTTCGCAATGACCGCCCGTTCTTCCGCAGCAGTCTTGCATTGCCGCACTTTACGGATAAGATCTCGCAGTTTCAACGACATGTTCCAGGGGACAGACTCTTTAGCGATTCGCTATCTCTTCTGCTAGCTTTGTCCCAATTATGCTCTCTGATGTCTCTGGAGTAGCAATCAGGTCCTTCGTCTTGACCGAGGAACAGACTAGCCTCTCTACCAAGGGTCCAATGCAATGCCCCTGTACTAGAAAGACTGAAAGCGCTATTCGTCCGTGAGGCTCCGCATGGCTCCGTGCCGAGCGCATTCCCGAGCCCTTTGCACTCTCTCACGGCAAACAACCGACACGGAAACGCCATCTCCACATTTCACAGACAAACATGACAAGATACAGACAGGGTGCAACTAGCAAAATCGATAAAAATCCAGGTTATATTCGATGACGACATCATCGGTCGAAGACTATGAACCATGACCGGATTTTTAGGGTCCTGAGCAAGGAATCTAGAACTTCTATCGCATCTAATTTTGTTTCCTTCGAGATAAtacctcacagtcaactacACCCTATGATTGACGCTGAAGCAAGAAATGAGAACTCTGGTGTCGTAGATCTTCTTTCTGATTTACAGCTCTAGCCTGTAGTTACCTAGGACTGTTGCTTCGGTTCATCACTTGGCTTACCATCATTTACGATTGTCATTACACTTAATCGACTCTGTCTTGACCTCAAAAGGCTCTTATTGTGTGGCGTATTTCCCTTTTCGCAAGTGTAAAATTGCGACCGCCGATCAAGCTGTAATTCATGATGGTATACCAAGCTGCCTCTTCGTTGGCAGGCCGAACGTTGCGACCATATGCGGCACGTTTTGCACTTCCCGTTACGCTTTGCTTTGAGAGGAGTGCCGTGCGAGAGCTCGCTACGATGTCCGGATCGGACCCGCTCGAAGTATTGCGCAAGGAAAGTCACGGGCGCAGTCTCTGCGACAAACAAGGATGTCGGTTGCCCGGCGTACACTGGGTCATGTCCATTGCTCTCCCGGCCAACGCTGCATCAACTACCAAGGTACGCAACTATGTTATCCGAATCTTTCCGAAGCATAATAACTACCCCGCGAGATGCCTGCTGTGATTCAAAACGATTTCCAACTCACCAAAGTGCCCTCTCTATAAAAGGCACCGTCGTTACGAACCATTGGAATCGAACGGATATCCGACGCAGGAATCGACTTTGTGATGAAACGTACTAGCCCGACAGCTCGATCCATCGAAGCAGGTCTACCAGTGTCAATTCTCTATTCCCAAGGGAAGTATTTGCCTGGAGAATCTACCGAACAATGGCGAGGAGAAGGACATTGCGAGCTGCTCCCTCTACCGGAAATTTTGGACTTGGTGCCGAGTTTCACCATGGTGAGCATGGTAGGATCCCAGCGGGCCGTCAATACAGCGCAAAATGATGTTCTCCGACAAACAGAAACGTCAGGGGAACGCATGGCTGTTCCCAACAAATCGCACTTGACCGAGATTATGCAAACTACTCGTATGGAATTGGAAAACGGTGATATCAATATGGAAGAGCTGGAAAGCTGCATTCGAGCGTTCCGCTTTCAGCCCACCCGTATGGAGTGCATGCTGGGAGGACCAGATAGCATCATGTGGGATCGATGGGAATGGCTACGTGCTGTACCGGACGAGGCGTCGGATGGGTCGATTCCTTGGAGGTCTCCGAACCACTTGGTTCCTCACTGAAATATAGGTTATTCACAGAGTTGCGAAAAAGCCAGGTTGACGTTTTATAGTTAATAAAGGCTGTTTTGAGAAATTTGGGATACGAAGCGGGATTTAGTGGctgcattgactgtgaatatgaATATGGAACGATTCCGATAAATTAATTGTAAGTCTTATCGACTATCTAAGCAGACAACGTCTTAATGGCTACCCGATTGGCACGCATCTTTACTGCTTTTACGCCAGCGCTCGTCCAAAGTCTGGATGTCGCATGCATACTGAGgtttgccaagcttttggttgacGATATTATGCTGCTCGCAAAGCCACGTACACAACGCTTCTCGTGATGACGTCCTATGGGGAAGAAGGTgaacgaaacaaaaaagtAGCGTATGAGAAACAGAATGAAAGAAGACGCATGTCTTCGACTTCCTACTTACTGTACAGGCTTTTCTTCGATGTTGTGACGAAAGTCCTTGGCACACCACGGACAAGGATAAAAACGAGCTAACGCATTCATGAAGCCCGTTATGTAAGAGCGATCTTCTGTAGTGGGTTTGTCTGGATACCACGCTGCCTACGTTAAAAGCATCAAGTAGTGAATTAGCTGATTCGTTTCGAACGTATCGGTAAAATTGCAGTGTCAATATCCGAACAGTACCACCACCCATTTCTAAGACCACTCACTCACCATGGTATGCAGTAGAGTCCAAGAGGAGTTTCCTAACGAGGCGCTGCTTGGTGGACATTCGATGGGCTTGCTACTTCCACTCGTTCCGTCCGTGGTCAATCTTTCCTTAGCCTGTTGCATCATTGAAACCATATCATCGCAAGCAGGCCGATCACAATCTTGACCGAAAGCTGGCGGCGTTTTCTGGAACCGGGACCGTTTGACCTTCAAACTGGGTGCCTCGTTCGACGCAGGTGGGGTCATCTCGAAATGCAGCGAGTCTCTGCGTTCCTTTCGCGTACGCTTGGCCTTCGAAAGCACTGATTTCCAGAAGAAAATGTCGTGTTGTTGGGGGTTGCTACGCAAAGGAAGAAATGAGCCttttgactgactgtgacagtgagaccACTCCGTTTCTCTGCGAGGGTCCCAAAGTCAGAATATAGGTACGTCTGGGATTTCTCAAATAAATATCCTGTCCTATAGGACAGTATTTGAAATCCCTAACTCTTTCGGCACGACAGGAATGCAAATATAAGACGGTCGGTCGGCAATGGGAAATGGCGAGAGCATTTGGCACTTTAGCGTTAGGCCTTGCATTTCGAAAACGGTCATGACGGACCTATTACAACTTGGCAATATTGTAGATAGCCTTCAACAACCATTACTTGCTTCGAAAGATTGTGTCTTGGACCGTTGGATCATGGCTCttcaggaagaagaacaatTGGGAATTGAAGCCAACGATGAAGATAGTATGCTTTCCAACACGATCAGAGAACTGGACGGTCTCGATCGAGTTCAAGACTCAACCAATGTTAGCATGTCTCTTGAAAGCAACCATTGGTACAGTAACGATATGTTGATAATTGCCATGCTGTCCAACTTTTCGACATCCTACAATGTTGTGAATATCTCGCTCGTGCTACCCATTCTGCAGCAGGTAACAAATACGTCATCCACCAAAGACGCGGCTTCCGTAGCTTCGTCTCTCCTGGCCGGTATGATGTTTGGACAAGTTTTTGGCGGCGCACTGGGGGATTATCCTCGTCTTGGTCGTTTGGGAGCCTTGCGACTTGTGATGTGCCTTCAGCTCGTCGCTAGTTTGGGTTCCGCGTTCGTTGATACTTCGGGTACTGCCATACTAGATGTTTACGATCAATTGACGCTGTGGCGATTTCTACTAGGAGTTGGAGCCGGTGGCGTGTATCCTCTTGCAGCGGTACTCAGCGCCGAACAGGGAGAATCGACGGACGCGGAGTCGCTACATCGAGTCGTTTTGACCTTCAGCATGCAAGGCGTCGGATTTCTGACCGTACCCTTACTTACAGTTCCACTGTTGTACACGGTCTCGAATCTCAATACCGTTTGGCGAATAATTCTGGGCTTGGGAAGTTTACCAGGCTTTGCCTTGCTGCTTCTCCAATGGCACTGGTACCGTAAGCAGCAGACGGGGGAAATATTGCCGGCGAGCGATCCGGAACAGGATGCAGCATTCGGGCAAGAATCCAGCGCTCTTCAAGACAGTGATGGGGAAGTTGGGACGTGCTTGGATTCTAGTCCAAACCTAGAGAATGACTCGGGAAGTGAAAGCACACAGATTGTGATTCGACATGGTTGGTTGGGCTCCATTCGACATGAAGACCATTTGTTTTCCAAGTTGATGGGTACAGCTGGTGCATGGTTCTTGTTTGACGTGCTCTTCTACGGGAATACACTCTTCCAACCCATTGTTCTGGAAGCAGCCTTTGGGACCCCGGAAACGTCGAATGCTCGCCAGCTGCTGCAACGCACAGCACTGAATTCTCTGTTTCTTACCAGCATTGCGTTTCCAGGTTACGCTATTGCTGATCTCGTCATGGGTAAGAAAACGCTTGGCGTAACGCAGACACCCCGGTATGTCATGATGCAAGGCTTTACTGCCATGTTTCTCCTTTACTTGACAATAGGTGTCTTTTGGAGGGGCCTCAAGCACTATCCAGTTGTCCTGGTAACACTATACGGCTTGACCTTCTTCTTTGCGAACTATGGCCCCAACACCACCACGTTTGTTTTACCAAGTCTTGTGTACTCGGTTGAATGCAGATCCACCCTCAATGGAATCAGTGCCGCCGCCGGCAAACTCGGGGCTTGGACAGGCGCCACTCTATTTGCACCAGCAGCCTCTAGATACGGCAACGCCACCGTAATGATTATGTGCGCGGTCGTTTCAGTCGTTGCGTTGGCTCTTACAAAACTCTTCGTAAAAGTGAAAGCACCGCACGGTCACCATCACGCAAATCATTCTGCGATTTCACCAGAAGAAATACAATGAGTGGCATTGATTTGTATGAATCTAGACAGAAGCAGCTTTGGCTAAAGTGACTACGCAGTCGCTACGTCTTGTTCGGTACATCTCCGACCCGTGTGCGTGTATACCTTTTTGCTTCGGGGAAGTGTACAGTGTTGTTGTGGAATGCGAGCAACACCTACTGGTTTGAAGCCACGGGTATTTACTCTTAGTTTGCCAACCAAACTCTGGAGACAAAGGCACCGGACACTTTCTCACCCAGTTTTCATCGTATATTGATCAAATTTGTTCTATTACTCCCCGATTTATGACGCAATTGAGACCCCAAGGAAGAATTCTAGCGACGCCGCTGTACTTTGGAAGCATCTCTTTTATCAAGGTCGGAAAGCAGCTATCTCTCGCGATCAGCTTTACTCGGTTGGTGGTCCAATTACCAAAAAGGACAAACTCCACATTGATTTGGCAACCGTCAATGCACTTTGGGTTCAAATCCCAACCCTCGAGTCATAGCTGAAGCAAACAAAGTGCCACTTCCACATGTAGAATCTAAAAAAAGACGAGGTGATCCATACTTCTTATGGACAGCGCTATCCAAAATGTCAGCAATAGTTTCTGTCAAGACTAGATTTGTTGCAGAGCTTTAGGCAAAGAAGGTCGTCGTGACCATTGCTTCCATGACGTCGAAGGGTACTCCATGTTGGCAAAAGGCGCTTTCTCTATAAGAAGGAAACCTTCTGAATTGGCCGTATCAACGACAAGGAGGCTGTGGTTTGCCAATCCGGGATCCAAGGCGGTCAGGGTCAAAACACACTGTGACACGGCGCAGATTAGTGTCTTTCGTGTGTACGCGCGATCTCTGACCGACCCTTCCGTGGCGCATACCGGCATAAAAGATTGAAAATTCATGTCCTAGGAATCTAGAGACAAAGAGCGGGATTGCTTCCGTAagttttccaaaagctcctcGGCTGTTCTATCTGATGATGTGACAGTTCCTACCCAGTCACATGCCCAAAGAACCGGAGGCATCTTTTCGGGCGAGCCAACGAGTCAGTGGCAAGTGTGCCGGTGTGTCGCTGACTTTAATTTCAATCAAGGAACAAAAAATTGTCGTTAGCCGGAAAAATTCTGTTGAATTTCCAGTAGCTGAACGTCAGCTAGCTTGAAAGTTTCCTTTTTATTTACAACTACCGTGCCATTCCAAGCCTCCGCAGGCCTCACGGCAACAGAACAACAAAGAATCGAAGGAAAATCAGCCGGTACCTGTATTTGAGCGACGTGATGCTTTGGATACTGGCTATGGACTCCATGTCAAACGGCAACGAGCTTTGAAATTCTGGCGAGAGCCACCTACCGACCGTGATGTCCATCGGTTTGGACTCTTGATAGACGGTTTCTATTTTGAAACCTAATCTATAACAGTAGGTTAGGGTACTAGGTGGATCCGATTTCACAAAAGGTGCAGTgatgactgtgactgtgaataccTGGAATGATGACTGCTTGAAGTCGTGACTAGAGAGCGACGCCTGTGTTGCCTACCTGCTTGAGCAGGATACCGACGATTGTGACAGCCTCTATCTTTGCATTGCGCTTCCGGAGTCTCAGGCTGACTGCAAATTTTCCGTCTTTActgctaacagtaagtttgCGCTATGGTCGAGACTAAATTCACAGTAGGCATGTCATGGTAAGTTCAGGAAACCCACCACATATGTCATTCTTTTTCTCGGATCAGTGTTTGAGCTCAAAGACAGCCTTTTCCATTCTGATGACAGTGAGGGATGTGCCTCGGCTATCAAGCGAATTCTTAATAAAGTTGACGGTGCGTGTAGACAAATTTTTGCAGCCTTTGCATCCGTGTGACAGCGTTCGTGTTTCTCACGTTCATACGATTCTTGCATTTGAAACTGTAGGCGTGCATAACGTCGAAACGAACGTAGAATCCAAGACGGTCTTGGTGGACGCGGATCCGTCGATAACTCCGCAGtttatttttgaaaagctgGAAAAGGTAAGTGTAAGGCCAAGCGTTAGCTTTCGCGATACAACAAGGATTGTGTACGCGTGCAATGTTCTATCCGTATACTCATGCATTGTGTTTTTTAAAATTGGAGTGGGGAAAATCGAGCGGGAAGTCGGTAGAAATGGCCGAGTAAGACTGTTTGTTTCAGCACGGTTCGTGTATCATGGATGATTCAATCCTTCGTACTTGAAGAAAAGGTGCTCTAAGGGATTCCATAGGCTGCGCCAGTAGGTCATATGGATGCCAACAACGTCAACAACGGTTGCTTGCAtattttgacagtgagttcgTTATTTTTTTGTGTCGTCCCagatttgacagtgaggggGAATCCATGCTTTGTCGGAGGAGAGACGTTTGATGGAAGGCTATTATTTCTTACTATTAGCGACAACTTCTTACTCTCTTCTCTACCGATACTTGATCGTAACTGTCATTTTTATTTTCTCAATGTTTTCTTTGGGAAACGTGCTTCTTTGGGGAAAGATAGTTTCGTTCT from Phaeodactylum tricornutum CCAP 1055/1 chromosome 11, complete sequence carries:
- a CDS encoding predicted protein; protein product: PWNMSLKLRDLIRKVRQCKTAAEERAVIAKESAMIRTAIREEQAHYRHRNVAKLLFMHMLGYPTHFGQLECMKLTASPHFPEKRIGYLGMMLLLSEDADVLMLSTNALKNDLTSSNKFVAGLALCAIGNLATADMSRDLAPEVDKHLKSPMPYIRKKACLAMSRCLSKCPDMVEDFIDRVITLLKDKSHGVLITVAQLMTQILMIDFRNAEEEGEDPFATPCRQAFLRLVPTLVKMLRNLLSTGYSPEHDIGGISDPFLQVQLLTLLRLLGANNEEASEEMNDVLAQVATNTETSKNAGNAILYECVQTIMGIESEDGLRILAVNILGRFLLNRDNNIRYVALNTLARCIIEQKRSGDMIETGDGEETNSAMSALQRHRTTVVECLKDPDVSIRQRALELIYHLVNDDNVESLTAELLNYLVLCPREHRGDICSRILRVVDRYSPDDRWRVDTLITTLTIAGREAARDVQSSAVVYISRGGEDIHSFATHKLIKAIRDDDGSQHGLLAVGIWCIGEYGDLLLKPYTYTHQASDVANFSSNGGLITFHALDSSSVIDTIEHVAKRHACPEMVKQRALTAYVKLSQRLANSGDQAALDRLRQLLKNQNMSHSLELQLRSCEYSALVNASRGVTASAPAPVTDDIFGMTNDNAGGSVSDGVINAAKEALARMPVIDMKVLQKRLSTSDWDDDSTPRIPRGAAKKDTSGGDLLDLNDIFGAAPTPETTQNGATSVSGAGETGKSDLDLLSDIFAVQAATGSAAAPVSNGTFDLFAAPVSQPAPAPVDPMDLFGQSIPAPPHMSQPMDDLFGSAPALAGPSGVKVSGPSHAGLSIEFECTKPDTFNQQKSVLTAHFKNTSGDTIYGMNLQCAVPKYVTMEMEPPTSTTIPVSGGSSEEVTQKITVTNSMLGTKNLMLKLKLSFTATGERIEHMATASGFPAGQY
- a CDS encoding predicted protein, with amino-acid sequence MMVYQAASSLAGRTLRPYAARFALPVTLCFERSAVRELATMSGSDPLEVLRKESHGRSLCDKQGCRLPGVHWVMSIALPANAASTTKAPSLRTIGIERISDAGIDFVMKRTSPTARSIEAGLPVSILYSQGKYLPGESTEQWRGEGHCELLPLPEILDLVPSFTMVSMVGSQRAVNTAQNDVLRQTETSGERMAVPNKSHLTEIMQTTRMELENGDINMEELESCIRAFRFQPTRMECMLGGPDSIMWDRWEWLRAVPDEASDGSIPWRSPNHLVPH
- a CDS encoding predicted protein, with protein sequence PPSSASLGNSSWTLLHTMAAWYPDKPTTEDRSYITGFMNALARFYPCPWCAKDFRHNIEEKPVQTSSREALCTWLCEQHNIVNQKLGKPQYACDIQTLDERWRKSSKDACQSGSH
- a CDS encoding predicted protein, with translation MTDLLQLGNIVDSLQQPLLASKDCVLDRWIMALQEEEQLGIEANDEDSMLSNTIRELDGLDRVQDSTNVSMSLESNHWYSNDMLIIAMLSNFSTSYNVVNISLVLPILQQVTNTSSTKDAASVASSLLAGMMFGQVFGGALGDYPRLGRLGALRLVMCLQLVASLGSAFVDTSGTAILDVYDQLTLWRFLLGVGAGGVYPLAAVLSAEQGESTDAESLHRVVLTFSMQGVGFLTVPLLTVPLLYTVSNLNTVWRIILGLGSLPGFALLLLQWHWYRKQQTGEILPASDPEQDAAFGQESSALQDSDGEVGTCLDSSPNLENDSGSESTQIVIRHGWLGSIRHEDHLFSKLMGTAGAWFLFDVLFYGNTLFQPIVLEAAFGTPETSNARQLLQRTALNSLFLTSIAFPGYAIADLVMGKKTLGVTQTPRYVMMQGFTAMFLLYLTIGVFWRGLKHYPVVLVTLYGLTFFFANYGPNTTTFVLPSLVYSVECRSTLNGISAAAGKLGAWTGATLFAPAASRYGNATVMIMCAVVSVVALALTKLFVKVKAPHGHHHANHSAISPEEIQ